A region of Oncorhynchus masou masou isolate Uvic2021 chromosome 29, UVic_Omas_1.1, whole genome shotgun sequence DNA encodes the following proteins:
- the LOC135519061 gene encoding LOW QUALITY PROTEIN: serine/threonine-protein kinase SIK2-like (The sequence of the model RefSeq protein was modified relative to this genomic sequence to represent the inferred CDS: deleted 2 bases in 1 codon), producing the protein MVIMMESSQGAQPNLTQGRPLQVGFYEIISTLGKGNFAVVKLARHKVTKTQVAIKIIDKTRLNPSDLEKIYREVQIMKLLNHPHIIKLYQVMETKDMLYIVTEYAKNGEMFDYLTSNGRMSEDEAQKKFGQILTAVDYCHRHHIVHRDLKTENLLLDANMNIKLADFGFGNFYNAGEPLSTWCGSPPYAAPEVFEGKEYEGPQLDIWSLGVVLYVLVCGSLPFDGPSLPALRQRVTEGRFRIPFFMSQDCENLIRRMLVVDPAKRISVAQIKQHRWMLADPTALHQTLSMTLPLTDYNSNLGDYSEPVLGIMQTLGIDRQRTIESLQSSSYNHFSAIYYLLLERIREHRAQQLSRQCGPWNQRPRSTSDSGTPEAIMEDSFRPSAYPIQCKSTPPMHAEMEYDQGALFQRVVFPVEASLNRLLCNRSISPNSLVETSISEEVRPRDLEEEVTHTCSALVLPTTTSRRHTLAEVSARFHQCNPPCIVVSPSDGASSDSCLRSSSTPNPALHPAVGGLSAVLAIGTDPGALVPTDSPPALSCHLLPQAQAASFQEGRRASDTSLTQGLKAFRQQLRKNTRTKGLLGLNKIKGLARQVCPPTSDRSSRGTWGSIGPTISEHRSMLEEVLHQQRMLQIQHKPQPQPPWPAPTQNPPFFLSQQQPPSPTSVFAAPSTLFDTPPSSLLQGEPQPLPSHQSPLALQHAFWQQPLELSSSSYGSSSSCSSSSSCSSSSSLSPVGTAAYLLEARLHISQQSSLHPQTNPQDQAQDQTQAFTKGPFPLMPMQGMWSLDTASGRESEMQELGCGGQQQLRSCVMVK; encoded by the exons ATGGTGATCATGATGGAGAGCAGCCAGGGGGCCCAGCCCAACCTTACCCAGGGAAGGCCTCTCCAGGTCGGCTTCTATGAGATCATCAGCACACTGGGGAAAGGAAACTTTGCCGTGGTCAAACTGGCAAGGCACAAAGTCACCAAAACACAG GTGGCCATAAAGATCATTGACAAGACGAGACTAAACCCATCCGACCTAGAGAAGATCTACAGGGAGGTCCAGATCATGAAGCTGCTGAACCACCCCCATATCATCAAACTCTACCAG GTAATGGAGACTAAAGATATGCTGTACATTGTGACAGAATACGCCAAAAATGGAGAGATGTTCG ACTACTTGACCTCAAACGGGCGCATGAGCGAGGACGAGGCACAGAAGAAGTTCGGGCAGATTCTGACGGCAGTGGATTACTGCCACAGACACCACATCGTTCACAGAGACCTCAAAACTGAGAATCTACTGCTGGATGCCAACATGAACATCAAACTGGCCG ACTTTGGATTCGGTAACTTCTACAACGCAGGCGAGCCTCTGTCTACGTGGTGCGGCAGCCCCCCTTACGCAGCACCCGAGGTGTTCGAGGGGAAGGAGTACGAAGGGCCACAGTTGGATATCTGG AGTCTGGGCGTGGTTCTGTACGTTCTCGTGTGCGGTTCCCTTCCGTTCGACGGGCCCAGCCTCCCTGCCCTCAGACAGAGAGTCACAGAGGGGCGCTTCAGAATCCCCTTCTTCATGTCTCAAG ACTGTGAGAACCTGATCCGTAGGATGCTGGTGGTAGACCCAGCTAAGAGGATCAGTGTGGCCCAGATCAAGCAGCACCGCTGGATGCTGGCTGACCCCACAGCTCTTCACCAGACCCTCAGCATGACCCTTCCCCTCACAGACTACAACTCTAACCTGGGGGACTACAGCGAGCCTGTCCTGGGCATCATGCAAACCCTGGGCATTGACCGCCAGAGGACCATTGAG TCTCTGCAGAGCAGCAGCTACAACCACTTCTCAGCCATCTACTACTTACTGTTGGAGAGGATCAGGGAGCACCGAGCCCAGCAGCTCAGCCGTCAGTGTGGGCCCTGGAACCAGAGACCCAGGAGCACCTCTGACTCTGGTACCCCAGAGGCCATCATGGAGGACAGCTTCAGACCTTCAGCCTACCCCATTCAATGCAAGAGCACCCCTCCCATGCACGCGGAGATGGAATATGACCAAGGTGCATTGTTCCAACGTGTGGTGTTCCCGGTGGAAGCCAGTCTGAACCGACTGCTGTGTAACCGCTCCATCTCCCCCAACAGCCTGGTGGAGACCAGCATCAGTGAGGAGGTGCGGCCCCGCGACCTGGAGGAGGAGGTCACACACACCTGCTCGGCCCTCGTCCTGCCCACCACCACCTCCCGGCGACACACCCTGGCCGAGGTCTCTGCTCGCTTCCACCAGTGCAACCCCCCCTGCATCGTTGTCAGCCCCTCCGATGGTGCGTCGTCTGACAGCTGTCTGAGGTCCTCGTCCACCCCCAACCCCGCTCTGCACCCCGCTGTAGGTGGCCTGTCAGCCGTGCTGGCCATTGGGACTGACCCCGGGGCACTGGTCCCCACCGATAGCCCACCGGCCCTCTCCTGTCACCTCCTCCCCCAGGCTCAGGCTGCCAGCTTCCAAGAGGGCCGCAGAGCCTCTGACACCTCCCTCACACAAG GTCTGAAAGCCTTCCGCCAACAGCTGAGAAAGAACACGCGCACGAAAGGCCTTCTGGGCCTGAATAAGATCAAAGGTCTGGCGAGGCAGGTCTGCCCTCCGACCTCAGACCGCAGTAGCCGTGGCACCTGGGGATCAATCGGCCCCACCATCAGTGAGCACCGCAGCATGCTGGAGGAAGTTCTGCACCAGCAAAG GATGCTCCAGATCCAGCACAAGCCCCAACCTCAGCCTCCTTGGCCAGCACCTACCCAGAATCCCCCGTTCTTCCTGTCCCAGCAgcaacccccctcccccacctcaGTCTTCGCCGCCCCCTCCACCCTGTTcgacacccctccctcctccctcctccagggGGAACCCCAA CCCCTGCCCTCCCACCAGAGCCCCCTGGCTCTCCAGCATGCCTTCTGGCAGCAACCTCTGGAGTTATCTTCATCCTCCTAtggctcctcttcctcctgctcctcctcttcctcctgctcctcctcttcctctctctcccccgtggGTACTGCTGCTTACCTCCTCGAGGCTCGACTGCACATAAGCCAGCAGTCCAGCCTCCACCCCCAGACCAACCCCCAGGACCAAGCCCAGGACCAGACCCAGGCTTTCACCAAGGGCCCCTTCCCCCTCATGCCTATGCAGGGGATGTGGAGTCTGGATACAGCCTCAGGGAGAGAGTCTGAGATGCAGGAGCTGGGCTGCGGTGGACAGCAGCAGCTGAGAAGCTGTGTGATGGTGAAGTAA